The nucleotide sequence TCGAATATAGTGAGGATAAGGCTTGATTCAGCGTTAAGGGCGATCGCTCTGTTCAACCCTGCACCCGTAGGCGATCGCCACCCTAGGACGGAACATTAAGATTATGGCAACCAATCAGGATTTTAAGGATTACTACTCGGTTTTGGGGATCGATAAAACGGCCAGTCCTGAAGAGATCAAGAAGGCATACCGAAAACTTGCCCGCAAGCTGCATCCGGATCTGAACCCCGACGATCCGAGGGCAGAAGAGAAATTTAAAGAACTCAACGAGGCTCACGAAGTTCTCTCTGATGAGGAAAAACGTCGTAAGTATGATCGCTACGGTCAGTATTGGAGACAGGTACAGGAGGGACAGCCCTCCGGAGGGTATCCAGGAGCCGATGTTGGGTTTGATGAAAGTGAGTTTGGGGGCTACGGCGGATTCGATGACTTTATCAATGAACTGCTAAATCGCTATGCCCAGGGCGGTCAACGCACCTACCGCTACACCACCACCCAGGGAATCCCCGATGTGGATACCGACTTTGATCCGCGCTATCGATCGGTTTATCACAGCTATGCCCCCCAGCCTGACACCGAGGCCGCCTTTGTGCTGACTATGGCAGAAGCGTTTAATGGGGTCCAGAAAGAATTGCAGCTAGAGGGCGAAACGCCGTTCAAGGTCAGGATTCCAGCGGGCGCAAAACCGGGCAGTCGGATCCGAATCAAGAATCGAGGCCGCACCAACCCGCAAACGGGAAAACGGGGGGATCTATACCTCAACATTGATATCGCGCCCCATCCCTTTTTTAGTCTGGACGAGCACCTGAACCTCACCTGCGAGATTAGCATCGCTCCCGATGAAGCGGTGCTGGGTACAGACCTGAATGTCCCCACTCCCGAGGGTTCCGTAAAGCTCAAAGTTCCGGCAGGGATCGACTCTGGGCAAACCTTGCGCCTGCGTCAGAAAGGCTGGAAGACTGAAAAGGGCGATCGCACCGATCTCCTCGTCAGGCTCAAGATCGTAACACCTAAACCGAAAGACCTTAACGACGTTGAGCGCCTCAGCTATGAAACTATACGCGCCAATCGTACCCTGAATCCCCATGCCGAGTTGGAGAGAATCACGCTATGACCTCTGCTAATTCTGAATCGATATCCCCCGATCTCCTGGACATCAGCGTTGAGGAGTGTATCTACACCTATGAGCAAGTGGCAGAAATGACCGCCATCTCTGTGACGCTAGTGGAACGTTTTGTCAGTCTCCATCTGATCGAACCGCAGGAGGCCAAGTTGCGAGACCAGGATGTGGCTCGGATTGCCCAAATGCTGCGTCTCCACCGTGACTTAGGACTGAACTGGGTCGGTGCAAGCATGGTGCTTGATCTGTGTCAGGAAGTCGCTCAACTCAAAGCCCGCCTCAAAGCCTACGAAGATTATCAGGGCTGACAATCCGGTTGTCTCTCGCTCTATCCATACCCGCCCCTCTGCGATCATTACGACATGGGATATACAACCAACGGGTTGGTTAGGGTGGGGTGCAGCGATTATCTTGCATGTCAACCCAACGTAGCCGCCAGGGGAGACGGGGTAGAGTCTTGAAGCTGAGGAGGACTCCAGTTCATCCGACGTTTCATACGAAATCCTGCTATAGGGTGGCACTAAACCCCACCGCCTGCTGGCACCTCCCCTACCCTGCGGGAAGCCGCTTCACGTCTAGAGCAAGGGGGGGTGAGAGGAGGCTCTGAAATAGTGCTACTTTACGAATCGGATTCCGTATCACCATGGCCTTGGGCATCGTCAAAAGCCTATGAATACAGGCAATGGGTGCCACCTTCTTAGCTTTGCCTGCAGCCAGTAAGCGCGGATAGAAGACCATCAACAGGGGATAGGGAACCGTCACCAATGTGGCCATATACAGCGCAGAATGGACTCCCGCTTGTCCCCCCATCATCAGTCGTTTCCCTTGGTATTGTCCACTATCGCGGTTGAGAGGAGCAACGCCGACTCAGCAGACCAATTGCTTGCTGGTGATCACTCTGAGTTCAGGCAGGGCTACCAGCAAGGTTAAATAAGATGGAGGTAGAGATAAAGATAGAGCCGTCATGGAGTTCAAATTCAGGGTAGTTCAAAGTCAAGAATGAAACCATTGAGGATGAGTTGAAAGGATCACGTCCAGTTTGGCCTTTTCATAGCGCTGGTTACCGTTGGCGAATGGGCTACGAATGTCTCACGTCGGGGCTAATGCTACAAAATGTGACACTGGAAGTTCGGGTACGGCACCAATTCATGTTTTTTCCTCCACTTCTCTTGAAAACTTTGTCTAATCAGCATTTTAGCGATTACCAGTTTTTAACTGGATCTTTGGGGTAATCCACTGGCTTCACCAGTGCGACTTGACAAGCTTTGAGCAATGCGGACAAAAGCCCATAACCGCATACCTTAACCCTCTTCACGATCGCGATAAAAGCGAGTCAACGGATCCAGATCTTCCGTCGGAAAATCACGAATTAAGCTGAAATTAAACGGTTCTACGCTTAGAGACTCGACATAGGATGGTTGGAGATAGTTTTTA is from Synechococcales cyanobacterium T60_A2020_003 and encodes:
- a CDS encoding DnaJ domain-containing protein, with protein sequence MATNQDFKDYYSVLGIDKTASPEEIKKAYRKLARKLHPDLNPDDPRAEEKFKELNEAHEVLSDEEKRRKYDRYGQYWRQVQEGQPSGGYPGADVGFDESEFGGYGGFDDFINELLNRYAQGGQRTYRYTTTQGIPDVDTDFDPRYRSVYHSYAPQPDTEAAFVLTMAEAFNGVQKELQLEGETPFKVRIPAGAKPGSRIRIKNRGRTNPQTGKRGDLYLNIDIAPHPFFSLDEHLNLTCEISIAPDEAVLGTDLNVPTPEGSVKLKVPAGIDSGQTLRLRQKGWKTEKGDRTDLLVRLKIVTPKPKDLNDVERLSYETIRANRTLNPHAELERITL